The genomic segment TCACATTTACCAAATGACCTTAAAAACCTCCAAAAAACGTGTTCAAAAACCTGCAGTGCAGCCTTTATGTAACCATGACGACACCATGCTGAGTTCACACTGTGTGGAGGTAAACAATGATtgatattaaataatgatttgACCTGGACATTCTTCTATAGAAAATCAATGAACTGATTCTTTAAATCACATTCATTTCACTGATTCAAGTTTGCAAaaattaactgttaaaaaaTGCATCCATGCCTTCAAACTACGACAGTATTCAGTGATGCACAGGAATATCCTCAGTGTTACAGTAACCATAGTAACAGTCACCATAGTAACCATAGTAACGGTCACCATAGTAACAGTAACCACAGTAACAGTCACCATAGTAACAGTAACCATAGTAACAGTCACTGTTACAGTAACCATAGTAACGGTAACCATAGCGACAGTAACCATAGTAACAGTCACTGTTACAGTAACCATAGTACCGGTAACTGTAGTGACGGTAACCATAGTAACAGCCACTGTTACAGTCACTATAGCAACAGTAATCATATAGTAACAGTAACCATAGTAACAGTCACATTTACCAAATTACCTTAAAAACCTCcaaaaaatgtgtacaaaaaCCTTTTAAAACCCCGACTATATTTACAAGTGCAGCctttatgttaaaatatatataatttttttaaataaaacatgtggtCACTTGGCTGAAGCTCCGCTGGATCAGTTCACCAGctcatatatctatatatatacacatatatttatataaatatatatatatatatatatagatatatatgtatatggtGGACTGTGAGGCTCACATGCTGGTGGTCTGCGTCTGCAGCGTCTGCGTCTGCAGCTGCACCGTCTGCAGCTCCGAGTCGAGCACGCTGCACTCgtcttcctccctcctcatGTACATGAGGAAGAGCGTGACGGTGGCGAAGGTGGTGGCGTTGACGGGGAAGGCCCGGAGCAGCGTGGAGGTGAGTCCGCGGGTGAAAACCCTCCAGCCCTCCTTCTTCAGGCTCTGACGCACGCAGTCCATGATGCCGCTGTACTGGTTGACCCCGCCCACGCCGTCGGCCTGGAGGCGGGACTTGATGACGTCGACGGGGTAGGTGGAGATCCAGGACGCGATGCCCGACATGCCGCCCGCAAACAGCAGCTTGGGGATCATGTAGGGGTCCTCGGGCTCGCAGCCCAGGTAGCGCGTCCACAGGTCGTAGGCCAGGAAGTAGACGCCGAAGCCGGGCGTCTCGCGCAGCAGCGTGGTCACCATGCCGCGGTTGATGCCGCGGAGCCCCTCCTTGTTGTAGATCCTCACCAGGCAGTCCAGAGAGTTCTTGTAGAGCTTCCTGCTGGACTTCTTCTCCCCGGTTCCCTGCAGCTGCATGCGAGTCTTGGCGAGCTCCATCGGGCAGCAGATCACGCACTGGATGGCGCCGGCCGACGCGCCCGCCATGAACTGGTTGAGGGGCGTGTCCCGGCCCAGCTTCCTCATGGCGTTGCCCTGCACGCCAAACACGATGGCGTTGATGAAGGTCAGACCCATCATCGGAGAACCGATCCCCTTATACAGACCCAGCATCTGTAGAGAGAACAaggattcagatcctttactgcagtaaaagtactaatacacactgtggaatgactccactacagtaaaagtactaatacacactgtggaatgactccactacagtaaaagtactaatacacactgtgaaatgactccactacagtaaaagtactaatacacactgtgaaatgactccactacagtaaaagtactaatacacactgtggaatgactccactacagtgaaagtactaatacacactgtggaatgactccactacagtaaaagtactaatacacactgtggaatgactccactacagtaaaagtactaatacacactgtgaaatgactccactgcagtaaaagtactaatacacactgtgaaatgactccactacagtaaaagtactaatacacactgtgaaatgactccactacagtaaaagtactaatacacactgtggaatgactccactatagtaaaagtactaatacacactgtggaatgactccactgcagtaaaagtactaatacacactgtgaaatgactccactacagtaaaagtactaatacacactgtggaatgactccactacagtaaaagtactaatacacactgtgaaatgactccactacagtaaaagtactaatacacactgtggaatgactccactacagtaaaagtactaatacacactgtgaaatgactccactacagtaaaagtactaatacacactgtggaatgactccactacagtaaaagtactaatacacactgtgaaatgactcaactacagtaaaagtactgcattcaggactcacttttttatgtcatgttgtgtcttttttagtcattttatgtccttttctgttaattttacatccttttttgtcattttgtatcttgtttAGTCATGGTGCATGCTGGTCCTCTGCCTACTCTCCTACCTTTATAAAAAACACCGGgtaaactaaatatgctaaacaataatgatgattaaactaaacaattaactagcaaagcaaaatataatcataataaacaAACGTCTAGAATAATCAAACGATACtcattattaataaactaaacagacaactaaatacTAACAAGAACTAAATAGCTCCAACACTTTCTATCTGGATATTATATTGTACTGTAGTAACCCCAGGCTGATTTCTAGAAAGACACATTGCGGTTTAGATTAGTGAGGTTGTATTTTTGGCGCTTTGAGCTCCACGAGCCAAGTCCCATCTAGTCCTGCAACTCACACCAAGACTGTCTatgatttctctttttgtttttttgggtgaaCAGTCCTTTGTAAATGTGCCCACAtggattaaagtgaaaaaaaatcttctgactgAACTTTTATTTGCGCTACAGCCAAGTCATgtcagtgtgtgaaacattttccAGTTTACTGACACCTGCTGAAGAAATACTGATGCAGAAGAATTCAGAACCGTCACATTAAAATACTCAACCAAAACTGTTTCAcaggaggattttaaacagctcttctattacatttttttgtcttttcaattttttttttttttttacaaagcttGTATTTAAtctctaaaataatcaagcatctacATAACTCTTcataactgtttttattgtcctcattatttaaagtaaaactttTATATACAAGACAATCAACAAACAGCCCCAGGATTAAATAACAATGGGTGCAAATCTGTATAGtgctttattaaaaaatgatcaacaaacaGAACtagcatcaaacaaacaacaccaacttagtgatctctgtttgtttacaacaagcaccggacactctgcatagttagccatgctgctttgtttatgatcagctgctgatgttgtgcactgTTAGCGATGGCGGCCACATTTGCGTCTCCCGCGTTTAATCCGTCACAACGatcgaaaaccaaacgtcacctccagagtctctaaatctctgggggcctttttgtaatggagaccaTGGATATATAAGAAAGGTGTGTGTTTATCTatctacatacatacatttatttcccccctagtggaaacacgacTATTGATCTCATCATAAGTGGCCTCTGAACTCCAAATGAAAAGGAAATCCGTCGTAGTGACTGAGAACTTTAGTCGATGTGCCCATCTCAATGTTTGAAAGTCTAAAAGCTGCTCTTTGTTTATTCAGCTGTCATAGTAAGGGTTTGATGTGACGGATTAATCTGAGGACCTGGTCTCATATTGTCCCTGAGGAGGACTATAATCTGTCCCTCCATGTAAAACAGCTCGGAGAGACCACGAGTCCTCTCAGCTCAGATGGCTTCAGCTTTATTTAGCCCAGCAGGACTCAGGTCCTCACTGACCCTGTTCACGGACACACCCCCGCCCCGGCAGCCCATGTTAGGAACATGCTGATCATGTTTAGAGACGGACGGTAACGGGACACTCTGATCACCTCTGTTCTGATCCTCAACCTTGGCTCAGAGAGCAGCACATGGTGAGAATGAAACATGTTACTGAGCAGCCATGGTTGCTTTAATGTAGCATGAGAAACTAAACTGTTGCAGATTGTTGACAGAAGTAGAGCAGCaggattatggccaaaatgataatcaccaTTAttcaatgaaacataaaaaaagccgaactttgcaacattatttcaacaacttccaacacgacatcctgacacacatgatGCCTTTAGATTCATTAGATCTAGTTTCATAAGATACCAGTTAGAGCTGCAGGATTAtcgccaaaatgataatcaccattattttgatcaatattgtaatcacgattattaatcattattattcatcatgttagggaagaAAAAGCGCTTAAGAAGAGCCTCAGGCCCCGCGGcaccttaagaagagtaagaacgagtttccagaagtctccaataacaccagaaaaagttgctgcctacggccccgcggctcgttaagaagagcctccggcccccgcggctcgtaaagaagagcctccggcccccgcggctcgttaagaagagtaagaacgagtctccaaaagtctccaataacaccagaaaaagtatctggatttgtctccagtcgctttcttgaaaaatagtctctaagggggt from the Centropristis striata isolate RG_2023a ecotype Rhode Island chromosome 16, C.striata_1.0, whole genome shotgun sequence genome contains:
- the LOC131987742 gene encoding mitochondrial basic amino acids transporter isoform X2, whose protein sequence is MLGLYKGIGSPMMGLTFINAIVFGVQGNAMRKLGRDTPLNQFMAGASAGAIQCVICCPMELAKTRMQLQGTGEKKSSRKLYKNSLDCLVRIYNKEGLRGINRGMVTTLLRETPGFGVYFLAYDLWTRYLGCEPEDPYMIPKLLFAGGMSGIASWISTYPVDVIKSRLQADGVGGVNQYSGIMDCVRQSLKKEGWRVFTRGLTSTLLRAFPVNATTFATVTLFLMYMRREEDECSVLDSELQTVQLQTQTLQTQTTSM
- the LOC131987742 gene encoding mitochondrial basic amino acids transporter isoform X1, yielding MALDFAAGCIGGAAGVLVGHPFDTVKVRLQVQNVDRPLYRGTFHCFQSIARQESMLGLYKGIGSPMMGLTFINAIVFGVQGNAMRKLGRDTPLNQFMAGASAGAIQCVICCPMELAKTRMQLQGTGEKKSSRKLYKNSLDCLVRIYNKEGLRGINRGMVTTLLRETPGFGVYFLAYDLWTRYLGCEPEDPYMIPKLLFAGGMSGIASWISTYPVDVIKSRLQADGVGGVNQYSGIMDCVRQSLKKEGWRVFTRGLTSTLLRAFPVNATTFATVTLFLMYMRREEDECSVLDSELQTVQLQTQTLQTQTTSM